A stretch of DNA from Atribacteraceae bacterium:
AGAGCAGCGGGGCCGAGAGCCAAACCGGGCACTGGCCCACCCAGTATATCGCCGCCGCCCTGGGCAGTTGTTTCGCCGGAACCGCATTCAAATATGCCGCCACAAAAAATTTTTCCCTTACCAAAGTAACGATTTTTCTCAGTTGGCATCTTGCCTCCGCCCCCGCCCGGATCGGGGGAATCGAGATGCAGGTCACCCTGGAAGGAGACCTCTCCGAGTCGGAAAAAGACCGTATCGTTCAAGCCAGTGAACGGGCCTGTCTGGTGATGAATACCCTTCGCCGGGGGGTCGATGAAATCAAGACAATACGAAAGGATGTTTAGTCCGAAGTTCCCAGGAAACTCGTAAATAAATGCTTTTGTAGCAGGCATTTAGCCCACTTCACAGGGGATTTTTCCGTCTACTGCTTTTCCGGTTCATCTTCAGACCTACG
This window harbors:
- a CDS encoding OsmC family protein, giving the protein MAQVILTAEEGRIAARIGDSTILFKSSGAESQTGHWPTQYIAAALGSCFAGTAFKYAATKNFSLTKVTIFLSWHLASAPARIGGIEMQVTLEGDLSESEKDRIVQASERACLVMNTLRRGVDEIKTIRKDV